One genomic region from Prochlorococcus marinus CUG1433 encodes:
- the rpsB gene encoding 30S ribosomal protein S2 translates to MAVVSLSEMMEAGAHFGHQTRRWNPKMSKYIYCARNGVHIIDLVKTALCMNDAYKWTRNAAKSGKRFLFVGTKKQASDVVAQEATRCGASYVNQRWLGGMLTNWATMKARIERLKDLERMESSGSIAMRPKKEAAVLRRELERLQKYLGGLKGMRRLPDVVVLVDQRRESNAVLEARKLDISLVSMLDTNCDPDLCEVPIPCNDDAVRSVQLILGRLADAINEGRKGSNADRKN, encoded by the coding sequence ATGGCTGTTGTATCACTATCTGAAATGATGGAAGCTGGTGCTCATTTTGGGCATCAAACTAGACGTTGGAATCCCAAAATGTCTAAATATATATATTGCGCGAGAAATGGAGTACATATAATTGACCTCGTGAAAACTGCATTATGTATGAATGATGCATACAAATGGACAAGGAACGCAGCAAAAAGTGGTAAACGATTCCTTTTTGTGGGGACAAAAAAACAAGCATCAGATGTAGTTGCCCAAGAGGCTACTAGATGTGGCGCTTCATATGTAAACCAAAGGTGGCTTGGAGGGATGTTGACAAACTGGGCAACTATGAAAGCTAGGATCGAGAGATTAAAGGATCTTGAAAGAATGGAAAGTAGTGGTTCAATTGCTATGAGACCCAAAAAAGAAGCAGCAGTTTTAAGAAGAGAACTTGAAAGATTACAGAAGTATTTGGGAGGACTTAAGGGTATGAGAAGACTACCTGATGTTGTGGTTTTGGTTGACCAAAGAAGAGAATCTAATGCAGTTTTAGAAGCAAGAAAATTAGATATTTCATTAGTTTCAATGTTGGATACCAATTGTGATCCGGATTTGTGTGAAGTCCCAATTCCATGTAACGATGATGCAGTTAGATCTGTTCAACTTATCTTAGGAAGACTTGCAGATGCTATAAACGAAGGTAGGAAAGGATCTAATGCCGACAGGAAAAATTAA
- a CDS encoding NADPH-dependent assimilatory sulfite reductase hemoprotein subunit: MIKVEKVKKKKNPAKEETVCLANGLEVSKFENFKKSSQFLKEPLATELNNESDHFTNDAVQLLKFHGSYQQDNRENRRPGKSKDWQMMLRLRNPGGEVPGKLFLALDELSEKLGNGTLRATTRQAFQMHGIRKENLKEVIQTIVNSMGSTLAACGDINRNVMAPAAPFDSPEYKVARALAKKVADLLTPMAGQGTFLELWADGDLEYTIKPDKDIEEIRKLQFKDNVFSGIKDEPLYGSTYLPRKFKCAVTVPGDNSVDLLTNDIGIVAFTSKDGNLEGCNFYVGGGMGRTHNNEETFARIADPLGYVEEPDVYELIQSIVAIQRDYGDRKSRKNSRMKYLLHRKGIKWFKKILFEKYFKKEIKKIRKEPDKVLIDYLGWHKQNKTSYFVGLPLLSGRLFGEKKTTITSIVKKYNLDLRLTPNQDILLCNIAYINKDKIQQSLSKIGYENLDNINEIQRHALACPALPLCGLAMTEAERILPDVLKRIENLLLDLKIQKTILFRMTGCPNGCTRPYMAELALVGSGQNKYQLWLGGSKNLQRLAKPFLQRMELNDLEKTLQPLFDNWKSNLDLDFGDFVNNQDESSILDLLNEIQ; the protein is encoded by the coding sequence TTGATCAAAGTTGAGAAAGTAAAAAAGAAGAAAAATCCTGCCAAAGAAGAAACAGTTTGTTTGGCAAATGGATTAGAAGTGTCTAAATTTGAAAATTTCAAGAAAAGCAGCCAATTTCTTAAGGAACCTCTTGCTACAGAACTAAATAATGAAAGCGATCACTTTACCAATGATGCAGTACAGTTATTAAAATTTCATGGTAGTTATCAACAAGATAACAGGGAAAATAGAAGGCCGGGCAAAAGTAAAGATTGGCAAATGATGCTTAGGTTAAGAAATCCGGGCGGTGAAGTCCCTGGGAAATTATTTTTAGCGTTAGATGAATTATCTGAGAAACTAGGTAATGGAACACTAAGGGCCACCACAAGACAAGCCTTTCAAATGCATGGAATTAGAAAGGAGAACCTAAAGGAAGTAATCCAAACAATAGTAAATTCAATGGGCTCCACATTAGCTGCATGTGGAGACATAAATAGAAACGTTATGGCCCCTGCGGCTCCATTTGATTCACCAGAATATAAAGTTGCAAGAGCATTGGCAAAAAAAGTTGCAGATCTTCTCACCCCAATGGCAGGCCAAGGCACCTTTTTAGAGCTTTGGGCTGATGGAGATTTAGAGTACACCATAAAGCCTGACAAAGATATTGAAGAAATTAGGAAGCTCCAATTCAAAGATAATGTTTTTAGTGGGATAAAAGATGAGCCTCTTTATGGTTCAACTTATTTACCGAGAAAATTTAAATGTGCCGTGACAGTTCCTGGGGACAATTCTGTAGATCTTCTTACCAATGACATAGGAATAGTTGCTTTTACTTCTAAAGATGGAAACTTAGAAGGGTGCAACTTCTATGTTGGAGGCGGTATGGGTCGCACACATAATAATGAAGAGACCTTTGCCAGAATTGCAGATCCACTTGGATATGTTGAAGAGCCTGATGTCTATGAATTAATACAAAGCATTGTGGCTATTCAAAGAGATTATGGTGATAGAAAATCAAGAAAAAATTCGAGAATGAAATATCTTCTTCATAGAAAAGGTATTAAATGGTTCAAGAAGATACTTTTTGAAAAGTATTTCAAAAAAGAAATTAAAAAAATCAGAAAAGAACCGGATAAAGTTCTTATTGATTATCTAGGTTGGCATAAACAAAATAAAACCTCCTATTTTGTAGGTTTACCTTTATTATCAGGAAGATTATTTGGAGAGAAGAAAACTACCATAACAAGTATCGTTAAAAAATATAATTTAGATTTAAGACTCACTCCCAATCAAGATATTTTACTTTGTAATATCGCTTATATAAACAAAGACAAAATTCAACAATCTCTATCAAAAATTGGATACGAAAATTTAGATAACATTAATGAAATACAAAGACACGCTTTAGCTTGTCCTGCTTTACCACTTTGTGGCCTTGCGATGACTGAAGCTGAAAGAATATTACCTGATGTATTAAAAAGGATTGAAAATTTACTATTAGATCTAAAAATACAAAAGACAATATTATTCAGAATGACAGGATGTCCGAATGGATGCACCAGGCCTTATATGGCCGAATTAGCACTTGTTGGAAGTGGCCAAAACAAATACCAATTATGGTTAGGGGGAAGTAAAAATCTACAAAGGCTGGCTAAACCATTCTTACAAAGAATGGAACTTAACGATTTAGAAAAAACTCTTCAACCATTATTTGATAATTGGAAGAGTAATTTGGATTTGGATTTCGGAGATTTTGTAAATAACCAAGACGAAAGTTCTATTTTAGACTTACTAAATGAGATTCAATAG
- a CDS encoding glycine--tRNA ligase subunit beta, whose protein sequence is MSKYLLEIGTEELPAKFSHSVLDQFKSLIEFELDKKLIKYEHIVVTSTPRRIVLLLEGLVDYAEDKIIERKGPKANSAYLNGCPTNAALGFANSLDIDVGELEIRNTEKGDFVFGKKIEKGLSTKISLSSIIPKLVKSLQGPRFMKWGAGNIKFSRPIRWIASIYNDEILDFEFDECDPKIKISNKTKSHRVINEVLEVQNPDDFFELLKRKRVIAIRKDRKEKIESLINQASKSLNLKPDLSEGLLNELTDLVEWPDLIIGKFSDEFLDLPVEVLSTVMKSHQRYVPLLLKNKSFSKLDLSSEKNISTTFCVISNGLEESNNIIAKGNEKVLRARFSDAKFFVESDKKVASIERNEKLKSVSYLKGLGNIFQRVERIEEVTKKILIFLNDKSLEEKKIIEAAKYCKNDLCSEIVFEFPELQGIMGGKYLKYEGFSEDVCLAVAEHYLPSFYKDALPSTKYGAIVSIADKVETLISIFISGKRPSGSSDPYALRRNLNGVIKIIWDYELHLPLDKLFNELIDFWEITFPNLNFSRETIFNDLNQFLVQRIVSHLEEISLSKELIKAVCSSDELSQKRVLNIVDLKNRIKSIMTFNEKDNFVEIQKVITRVSKLANKSDLSRDVLSTRDYVNTKLFEKDCELKVFEFIGELEKIFSEGYCNYLELLNLFEINVNTIEDLFDNEKGVLIMSENLKVRNNRLNLLSLIRNYSLKIADFTLLNS, encoded by the coding sequence TTGTCTAAATATTTACTTGAGATTGGAACCGAAGAGTTGCCTGCAAAATTTTCTCATTCTGTTTTAGATCAATTTAAATCTCTAATAGAGTTTGAATTGGATAAAAAGTTAATCAAATACGAACATATAGTTGTTACCTCCACACCAAGGCGGATAGTTCTACTTCTCGAAGGTTTAGTTGATTATGCGGAAGATAAAATAATAGAAAGAAAAGGACCTAAAGCAAATTCAGCTTATTTAAATGGATGTCCTACTAATGCTGCTTTAGGATTTGCTAATAGCTTAGATATAGATGTAGGTGAGTTAGAAATAAGAAATACAGAAAAGGGTGATTTTGTATTTGGAAAGAAAATTGAGAAAGGACTATCAACAAAAATTTCTTTGTCTTCGATTATTCCAAAATTAGTAAAGAGTCTTCAAGGCCCTCGATTTATGAAATGGGGGGCTGGGAACATAAAATTTTCAAGACCTATTAGATGGATCGCCTCTATTTATAATGATGAAATTCTTGATTTTGAATTTGATGAATGTGATCCAAAGATCAAAATAAGTAATAAAACAAAAAGTCACAGGGTAATCAATGAAGTTTTAGAAGTTCAGAATCCTGATGATTTTTTTGAATTATTGAAACGAAAAAGAGTAATAGCTATTCGAAAAGATAGAAAAGAAAAAATTGAAAGTTTAATAAATCAGGCATCTAAATCTTTAAATCTGAAACCTGACCTTTCAGAAGGCTTACTTAATGAACTAACCGATTTAGTTGAATGGCCAGACTTAATTATTGGTAAATTTAGTGATGAATTTCTTGATCTTCCGGTTGAAGTTCTCTCAACAGTCATGAAAAGTCATCAAAGATACGTTCCTCTTTTATTGAAAAACAAAAGTTTTTCTAAACTAGATTTAAGCTCTGAAAAAAATATTAGTACAACTTTCTGCGTTATTTCAAATGGTCTTGAAGAATCAAATAATATAATTGCCAAAGGTAATGAGAAAGTATTGAGGGCAAGGTTTTCAGATGCAAAATTTTTCGTAGAAAGTGACAAAAAAGTTGCTTCAATCGAAAGAAATGAAAAGCTTAAATCTGTTTCCTATTTGAAAGGACTTGGAAATATTTTTCAGAGGGTAGAAAGGATAGAGGAAGTTACTAAAAAAATTCTTATATTTTTAAATGATAAGTCTCTAGAAGAAAAAAAAATAATAGAAGCCGCTAAATACTGTAAAAACGACTTATGTAGCGAAATTGTTTTCGAATTCCCTGAGCTGCAAGGAATAATGGGTGGTAAATATCTTAAATATGAGGGATTTAGTGAGGATGTTTGCTTGGCTGTCGCTGAACATTATTTACCTTCTTTTTATAAAGATGCTTTGCCCTCCACAAAATATGGTGCAATAGTTTCTATAGCAGATAAGGTCGAAACTTTAATAAGTATATTTATTTCTGGGAAACGTCCCAGTGGATCATCTGATCCTTATGCTTTAAGAAGAAATTTGAATGGAGTGATCAAAATAATTTGGGATTATGAACTTCATTTACCTTTAGATAAATTATTTAACGAACTTATTGATTTTTGGGAAATCACATTTCCGAATTTAAACTTTTCAAGGGAAACAATATTTAATGATTTAAATCAATTTTTAGTTCAAAGAATTGTCAGTCATCTTGAAGAAATATCACTAAGTAAAGAATTAATAAAGGCCGTTTGTTCTTCTGATGAATTATCTCAAAAAAGAGTATTGAATATTGTTGATCTTAAAAATAGGATTAAATCAATTATGACTTTTAACGAAAAGGATAATTTTGTTGAAATCCAGAAAGTAATTACAAGGGTAAGCAAATTAGCTAATAAAAGTGATCTTTCAAGAGACGTTCTCTCAACAAGAGATTATGTAAACACAAAACTTTTTGAAAAAGATTGCGAATTGAAAGTTTTTGAATTTATTGGAGAATTAGAAAAGATTTTTTCGGAAGGTTATTGCAATTATTTAGAACTTCTTAATTTGTTTGAGATTAATGTAAACACTATCGAGGATTTATTTGATAATGAAAAGGGAGTCCTAATAATGTCAGAGAATTTAAAAGTAAGAAATAATAGACTCAATTTGTTGAGCTTAATTAGAAATTATTCTCTTAAAATAGCCGACTTTACACTTTTGAACTCTTAA
- the tsf gene encoding translation elongation factor Ts, which translates to MGNITAKLVKDLRDKTGAGMMDCKKALNETDGNVEKALEWLRKKGIASAEKKSGRVATEGSIGSYIHTGSRVGVLLELNCETDFVARGDIFQSLLKDVSMQVAACPNVEYVSIDEIPEDVVEKEKQIEMGRDDLSGKPEQIKEKIVEGRIAKRLNELVLLSQPYIKDSSLTVEDLVKQAAAKIGENIKVRRFTRYTLGEGIEKNQMDFAEEVASMQSNK; encoded by the coding sequence ATGGGAAACATTACAGCAAAACTCGTAAAAGATCTTAGAGATAAGACTGGAGCCGGAATGATGGATTGCAAAAAAGCACTTAATGAAACCGATGGAAATGTCGAAAAAGCTTTGGAATGGTTAAGAAAGAAAGGTATAGCTAGTGCAGAAAAGAAATCAGGAAGAGTTGCAACTGAAGGTTCTATAGGGAGTTATATACACACAGGATCAAGAGTAGGCGTTTTACTAGAGTTAAATTGTGAAACTGATTTTGTTGCTAGAGGTGATATATTTCAATCCCTTTTAAAAGATGTCTCGATGCAGGTAGCCGCTTGCCCAAATGTTGAGTATGTCTCAATTGATGAAATACCAGAAGATGTCGTAGAAAAAGAAAAGCAGATTGAAATGGGGAGAGATGATTTATCAGGCAAACCAGAGCAAATTAAAGAAAAAATAGTTGAAGGGAGAATAGCGAAAAGGTTGAATGAGTTAGTTTTACTTTCTCAACCTTATATTAAAGACAGTTCTCTTACAGTTGAGGACCTTGTAAAACAAGCCGCAGCAAAAATTGGAGAAAATATCAAAGTAAGACGCTTTACTAGATATACATTGGGTGAAGGTATAGAAAAAAACCAGATGGACTTCGCTGAAGAGGTTGCATCTATGCAATCAAACAAGTAA
- a CDS encoding adenylate cyclase — MKNSNNCLEIEKINSQLRKADIEKIRLIRNINIEYELYLKFVRDLLYISVEKGIHELCGDSLIENVSFNRNEFFCFFEKKISKLIYSKLPFLTIEQLKINEIDKNINKKNTFKSLENTIKTKYYQKEEIQYEEGFQFEKPVLFEANEDIFNTSEYYQVENYEKLVSLDLDKDAYLNNLSNKNMIENVELEKQFIFSLIELLDEIKVENSVHSENQNMTNVDIYSKYQSLKNFDLIDESLKNLLLNLSYNINLELFKANLIKKIISEDSFEYLVGKNLMIKHPRPFVINFEFNTHQSSSKSLKLPNIIFFNISTVELEFKNLNLSIQRNKINELKNQFQRLIKKETYWRQKEITLNKIR, encoded by the coding sequence TTGAAGAATTCTAATAACTGCTTAGAAATTGAAAAAATTAATTCTCAATTGCGGAAAGCAGATATAGAAAAAATCAGATTAATTCGTAATATCAATATAGAATATGAACTTTACCTTAAATTTGTAAGAGATCTTTTATATATTTCTGTAGAAAAAGGTATTCATGAATTATGTGGTGATTCATTAATTGAAAATGTTTCCTTTAATAGAAACGAATTTTTTTGCTTCTTTGAAAAAAAAATTAGTAAGCTTATTTATTCAAAGTTGCCTTTTCTCACAATAGAACAATTAAAAATAAATGAGATTGATAAAAATATAAATAAAAAGAATACTTTTAAAAGTTTAGAAAATACCATAAAAACAAAGTATTACCAAAAAGAAGAAATTCAATATGAAGAAGGTTTTCAATTTGAAAAACCTGTTCTGTTTGAGGCGAATGAGGATATTTTTAATACTTCTGAATATTATCAAGTTGAGAATTATGAGAAATTAGTATCACTTGATTTAGATAAGGATGCCTACCTTAATAATCTATCTAATAAAAATATGATTGAAAATGTGGAATTGGAAAAACAATTTATTTTTTCTCTAATAGAATTATTGGATGAAATTAAGGTTGAAAATTCAGTCCATTCTGAAAACCAGAATATGACTAATGTGGATATTTATTCCAAATATCAGAGCCTAAAAAACTTTGATTTAATTGACGAGTCATTGAAAAATTTACTTTTAAATCTTTCATATAATATTAATCTAGAATTATTTAAGGCCAATCTAATAAAAAAGATTATTTCTGAAGATTCATTTGAATACCTAGTAGGCAAAAATTTGATGATTAAACATCCACGTCCGTTTGTTATTAATTTTGAATTCAATACACATCAGTCATCATCAAAAAGTCTCAAGCTTCCCAATATTATTTTTTTCAATATATCTACTGTTGAGTTAGAGTTTAAAAATTTAAATCTTTCTATTCAAAGGAATAAGATAAATGAGCTAAAAAATCAATTTCAGCGTTTGATTAAAAAAGAGACATACTGGAGGCAAAAAGAAATAACTTTGAATAAGATACGTTGA
- a CDS encoding glycosyltransferase family 2 protein — protein MNVSIVIPTYNRKPILMKCLKALENQTLNTNIGNYEIIVVDDGSTDGTSLWIKNNKDNLPHVVLFQQEHGGPALGRNLGVIKSKYEIIIFIDSDLIVLDDFINCHVEKLLASWRRNNKKCFTYGSVINTSNFLNPQIEKNKLTDTSFAYFATGNVAISKELIISAGLFDTSFSLYGWEDLELGERLRKIGTKLIKCPNAVGFHWHPPFDCEQIEALIVQEKERAKMALLFYKKHPNLRVRFMIQLTPLHILLWQSLCLGGLISVDRILPFLRFLVSKKKNRLALEILRIPLNYIYIKQLTKTK, from the coding sequence ATGAATGTAAGCATTGTTATACCAACATATAATAGAAAACCTATATTAATGAAATGTCTTAAAGCTCTTGAGAATCAGACTTTAAATACAAATATCGGAAATTATGAAATAATTGTCGTTGATGATGGCTCTACAGATGGAACTAGCTTGTGGATTAAAAATAATAAAGATAATTTGCCACATGTGGTTCTTTTTCAACAGGAACATGGAGGTCCTGCACTAGGCAGAAATCTTGGAGTAATTAAATCAAAATATGAAATAATTATTTTTATTGACAGTGATCTTATAGTTTTAGATGATTTTATAAACTGCCATGTTGAAAAATTACTTGCCTCATGGAGGAGAAATAATAAAAAATGTTTTACCTATGGTTCTGTAATTAATACATCTAATTTTCTAAATCCTCAGATTGAAAAAAATAAATTAACGGATACTTCTTTTGCTTACTTTGCTACTGGTAATGTTGCAATATCAAAAGAATTAATCATAAGTGCCGGTTTATTTGATACATCCTTCAGTCTTTATGGCTGGGAGGATCTTGAATTAGGAGAAAGATTAAGGAAAATAGGAACAAAATTAATTAAATGTCCAAATGCTGTTGGGTTTCATTGGCACCCACCATTTGATTGCGAACAAATAGAAGCATTAATAGTTCAAGAAAAAGAAAGGGCAAAGATGGCCTTACTTTTTTATAAAAAACATCCGAATTTAAGGGTTAGATTTATGATTCAATTAACACCGCTTCATATATTACTTTGGCAATCTCTGTGTCTGGGAGGATTAATCAGTGTAGATAGAATCCTTCCTTTTTTGAGGTTTTTAGTTAGTAAAAAGAAAAACAGACTAGCGCTTGAGATACTTAGGATTCCACTAAATTATATTTATATTAAACAGCTAACTAAAACAAAATAA
- a CDS encoding D-Ala-D-Ala dipeptidase — MKIWNKVPIKDNGDKLVTIPSYLNFLDPHPYLDLGAPYKDKTSIWKLREEVVNRLVKVNDYLISKNSFYLLIYDSWRPLEVQEFMFKRAFLKECEKLDIDASLKNMKSYPSILKKVEKFWAYPSFDSRCPPPHSTGGALDVCLSDKEGNLFEMGSKVDQMDETSNPFFYANKKNEEAIIWDSRRNLLREIMTKFGFAQHPNEWWHFSYGDQLWAWKNKKENAIYGKV; from the coding sequence TTGAAAATATGGAATAAAGTACCAATTAAAGATAATGGAGATAAATTAGTAACTATTCCTAGCTACTTAAACTTTTTAGATCCGCACCCTTACTTGGATTTAGGAGCACCTTACAAAGATAAAACTTCTATTTGGAAATTAAGAGAGGAGGTTGTAAATAGATTAGTAAAAGTAAATGATTATTTGATATCAAAGAATAGTTTTTACCTTTTGATTTATGACAGTTGGCGACCTTTAGAAGTTCAAGAATTTATGTTTAAAAGAGCATTTTTAAAAGAGTGTGAAAAATTGGATATTGATGCTTCTTTAAAAAATATGAAATCTTATCCATCTATCTTAAAAAAAGTTGAAAAATTTTGGGCATATCCCTCTTTTGACTCTAGATGTCCCCCACCTCATTCAACTGGGGGCGCATTGGATGTTTGTTTATCTGATAAAGAGGGAAATCTTTTTGAAATGGGAAGTAAGGTTGATCAAATGGATGAAACTTCAAACCCTTTTTTTTATGCAAACAAAAAGAATGAAGAAGCAATTATTTGGGATAGTAGAAGAAATTTATTAAGGGAAATTATGACTAAATTTGGTTTTGCTCAACATCCAAATGAATGGTGGCATTTTAGTTATGGTGATCAACTATGGGCTTGGAAGAATAAAAAAGAAAATGCGATTTATGGAAAAGTTTAA
- the recG gene encoding ATP-dependent DNA helicase RecG, whose protein sequence is MTFSGNNNKLIKDWIRPLQKSLTIETENKYINTLGREKFFNDYLHESLTKIDNLNLSEEYLRIFDEFSKKYYEYNKLDDNQRKRLIIDTRKSLYNLGKTLDVESSNDISNRIILKKADSNLSLDSEISLIKNVGKVYKNKLNELGIFHIKDLINYFPRTYLDYTNRVKIMNLKPDNLYTCIANIKRFYMHKSKKNNNLSIMNFVVSDETSSIKVTKFFLGRRFRSYSFFASQKSLYTPGTKLAISGKVKLTEYGKTFVDPQIEILKDNNDNFNFSGKILPLYSLAETLSNMSFIKLMKKILIYAKKYPEILNHKQLDSLSLLSKGESLINIHFPPTQEALIESKKRLVFDELFLLQIKFLLRKRKTNKNVINKQLPQKKSLLKEFLNAFPFELTKSQVNVLDEIKEDLSNPAPMSRLLQGDVGSGKTIIAIASLLIVIEKNLQGAFMVPTEVLAEQHYKSLLKYLNPLFVSVELLTGNTPQKKRKEILSNLNNGLVDILVGTHALFEDKVIFNSLGMVVIDEQHRFGVTQRNRLLNKGDNTNLLSMTATPIPRTLALSIYGDLDVSQITELPPGRVPISTKIISEDDLNRLFKIVDDEITQGRQAYVILPLIEDSEKMNLSSAKKIFKYLSEEVFINKKVGLLHGKLNSQEKNEVINSFVKNEINILVSTTVIEVGIDVANATIMIIYNSERFGLSQLHQLRGRVGRGSSKSFCYLVTSDKNGLENKRLCVLQKSNDGFYIAEKDLELRGPGQILGYRQSGLPDFVLDNLPNNKFLIEKAREEAIKVVSNDPDLKENIILRNLLIDNSDNKFIHDFLN, encoded by the coding sequence GTGACTTTTAGCGGGAATAATAATAAATTAATTAAAGATTGGATAAGACCTCTTCAAAAGTCTCTAACTATTGAAACTGAAAACAAATATATTAATACCTTAGGAAGAGAGAAATTTTTTAATGATTATCTACATGAATCACTAACAAAAATAGATAATTTGAATCTATCAGAAGAATATTTGAGAATATTTGATGAGTTTTCTAAAAAATATTATGAATATAATAAATTAGATGATAATCAAAGAAAAAGGTTAATTATAGATACAAGAAAAAGTCTTTATAACCTTGGTAAAACCTTGGATGTAGAAAGTTCTAATGATATTTCTAATAGGATTATTTTGAAAAAAGCTGATTCAAATTTGTCTCTTGATTCAGAGATTTCATTAATAAAAAATGTAGGGAAAGTGTATAAAAATAAGCTTAATGAACTAGGGATTTTTCATATAAAAGATCTAATAAATTATTTTCCACGAACATATTTAGACTATACGAATAGAGTTAAGATAATGAATTTAAAACCAGATAATTTATATACGTGCATCGCAAATATTAAAAGATTTTATATGCATAAGAGTAAAAAGAATAATAATTTATCGATAATGAACTTTGTCGTTTCTGATGAAACGTCTTCGATAAAGGTTACAAAATTTTTTTTAGGAAGGAGATTTAGATCTTATTCCTTTTTCGCATCTCAGAAATCTTTGTATACTCCAGGAACTAAATTAGCAATTTCCGGCAAGGTTAAACTGACAGAATATGGTAAAACTTTTGTGGATCCGCAGATTGAAATTCTCAAGGATAACAATGATAATTTTAATTTCTCTGGAAAAATATTGCCCTTGTATTCATTAGCTGAAACGTTATCGAATATGAGTTTTATAAAACTCATGAAAAAGATACTAATTTACGCAAAGAAATATCCAGAAATTTTAAATCATAAGCAACTTGATTCATTATCTTTATTATCGAAAGGAGAGTCTTTGATTAATATTCATTTCCCACCAACTCAAGAGGCACTTATTGAGTCAAAAAAACGTTTGGTTTTTGATGAGTTGTTTCTGCTGCAAATAAAATTCCTACTTAGAAAAAGAAAGACGAATAAAAATGTTATTAACAAACAATTACCTCAAAAGAAATCTTTACTAAAAGAATTTTTAAATGCTTTTCCTTTTGAATTAACAAAATCCCAAGTAAATGTTTTAGATGAAATTAAGGAAGATTTATCTAATCCAGCTCCAATGTCGAGACTGCTTCAAGGAGATGTGGGCAGTGGTAAAACTATAATTGCAATAGCCTCACTTTTAATTGTTATTGAAAAAAACCTGCAAGGTGCTTTTATGGTTCCTACTGAAGTATTAGCGGAACAACATTATAAAAGTTTATTAAAATATTTGAACCCACTTTTTGTCTCTGTCGAACTTCTTACTGGGAATACCCCTCAAAAAAAAAGAAAAGAAATTCTCTCGAATTTGAATAATGGACTAGTTGATATCCTTGTAGGTACCCACGCATTATTTGAGGATAAAGTCATATTTAATTCATTAGGAATGGTAGTAATTGATGAACAACATAGGTTTGGAGTTACTCAAAGAAATAGATTACTTAATAAAGGGGATAATACTAATTTGTTATCAATGACAGCGACACCAATTCCAAGAACTCTAGCGCTTTCTATCTACGGTGATTTAGATGTAAGTCAAATTACAGAACTTCCTCCTGGGCGAGTTCCAATATCTACAAAAATAATTTCTGAAGATGATTTAAATAGATTGTTCAAGATTGTTGATGATGAGATCACTCAAGGAAGGCAAGCTTATGTGATTCTGCCACTTATAGAAGATTCAGAAAAAATGAATTTAAGTTCTGCAAAGAAAATATTTAAATATTTATCTGAAGAGGTCTTTATTAATAAAAAAGTTGGATTATTGCATGGAAAATTAAATTCGCAAGAAAAGAATGAAGTGATTAATTCTTTTGTAAAAAATGAAATTAATATATTGGTTTCAACTACTGTAATTGAGGTTGGAATCGATGTGGCTAATGCCACAATTATGATTATTTATAATTCGGAAAGATTTGGGTTATCTCAGCTTCATCAACTAAGGGGTAGAGTCGGTAGGGGATCATCTAAATCTTTTTGTTATCTAGTAACTTCTGATAAAAATGGATTAGAAAATAAGCGACTATGTGTTTTGCAAAAGTCCAATGATGGCTTTTATATTGCCGAAAAAGACTTGGAGCTTAGAGGCCCAGGCCAGATTTTAGGATATAGACAATCTGGATTGCCTGATTTTGTATTGGACAATTTACCTAACAATAAATTTTTAATTGAAAAGGCCCGAGAAGAGGCTATTAAGGTTGTTAGTAATGATCCTGATTTAAAAGAAAATATTATTTTAAGAAATTTACTCATTGATAATTCTGATAATAAATTCATTCATGATTTCTTGAATTGA